The following coding sequences are from one Pantoea alfalfae window:
- a CDS encoding alpha,alpha-trehalose-phosphate synthase (UDP-forming), whose product MSGLILVSHNQSQRSTLTAVYDGILSRLGGLWISWNGESTVISQDASRADVAKQHDRYETVTFPYTPGELNEGYHNYIHKGLWPVFHQRPDMARFSTNGFQEYKNINKAYARAICENATPDDVIWIQDYHLLGCARYIREEGLPNSVGIFLHQPFPAGRMFETIPEWRWFTESLLCCDLIGFQTVQDMNNFLVWLESEFRLEWLEAHSFRIHGRIINVGVFPVGIDLDDVESLRESNSCAYMEMQCRESLPENSVLSGGHLDESSGLPYRISTLEVLLRRHDCYQKNITLLQLAPPAAGHAHDASQLGHALEAQCGELNGVHGTMNWYPVNYLTHAYSREEQAGIYRASRVALVTPLMAGMSLMAKMYVALQDPKNPGVLILSQFAGAAGQMEGAIIVNPYDPDAMASAVHRALQMPLHERRCQHARLMKGLHMHNSHHWAASFLRMLNNVPADPEALPPPAAFPRLSSSRARY is encoded by the coding sequence ATGTCAGGCCTTATCCTTGTTTCTCATAATCAATCGCAACGCTCGACGCTTACTGCAGTTTATGACGGGATACTCTCCCGGCTGGGCGGCCTCTGGATTAGCTGGAATGGTGAAAGCACGGTTATCTCTCAGGATGCGTCAAGAGCCGATGTTGCGAAGCAGCACGATCGGTATGAAACCGTGACCTTCCCCTATACGCCGGGCGAGCTTAATGAGGGATACCATAATTACATTCATAAAGGGCTATGGCCTGTTTTCCACCAGCGTCCGGACATGGCCCGTTTTTCCACCAATGGTTTTCAGGAATATAAAAACATTAATAAAGCCTATGCGCGGGCCATCTGTGAAAATGCCACACCAGACGATGTTATCTGGATTCAGGATTATCACCTGCTGGGCTGTGCCCGCTACATCCGCGAAGAGGGCCTGCCCAATTCAGTCGGCATCTTTCTGCATCAGCCTTTCCCGGCTGGCAGAATGTTTGAAACCATACCCGAGTGGCGCTGGTTTACAGAGTCGCTGTTGTGTTGTGACCTGATTGGCTTTCAGACCGTGCAGGATATGAATAACTTCCTCGTCTGGCTGGAGAGCGAATTCCGGCTGGAATGGCTGGAAGCGCACAGCTTTCGCATTCATGGCCGGATCATCAACGTTGGTGTGTTCCCGGTCGGGATCGACCTCGACGATGTTGAGTCTCTGCGTGAGAGTAACAGCTGCGCCTATATGGAAATGCAGTGCCGCGAAAGTCTGCCCGAAAATAGCGTATTGAGCGGCGGCCATCTTGATGAGAGTTCAGGACTGCCTTATCGAATCAGCACGCTGGAGGTGCTGCTGCGGAGGCATGATTGCTACCAGAAAAATATCACGCTGTTGCAGCTTGCGCCGCCGGCAGCCGGACACGCACATGATGCGTCACAACTCGGTCACGCTCTGGAAGCGCAATGTGGAGAACTCAATGGTGTGCATGGCACCATGAACTGGTATCCGGTGAACTATCTGACTCACGCTTACAGCCGGGAAGAGCAGGCCGGTATCTATCGTGCCTCACGCGTTGCGCTGGTTACGCCGCTCATGGCGGGCATGAGCCTGATGGCCAAAATGTACGTCGCGCTGCAGGACCCGAAAAATCCAGGGGTACTTATCCTGTCGCAGTTTGCCGGTGCCGCCGGGCAGATGGAAGGTGCCATCATCGTCAATCCTTATGATCCTGATGCCATGGCCAGTGCGGTCCATCGCGCCCTGCAGATGCCGTTACACGAACGGCGCTGTCAGCACGCCCGTCTGATGAAAGGCCTGCATATGCACAACAGCCATCACTGGGCTGCGTCATTTTTGCGGATGCTGAACAACGTGCCTGCTGACCCGGAAGCGTTGCCGCCGCCCGCGGCTTTTCCACGACTGAGTAGTAGCCGCGCGAGGTACTGA
- a CDS encoding MFS transporter → MTGFIAILTETLPAGLLPEIGEGLGVTQVMAGQLVSIYALGSLLAAIPLTVLTGAWRRKKVLLLAVGTFLIFNTMTTLSSSYWLTMAARFMSGVAAGLAWGILAGYARRLVPAALQGRALAIAMVGIPVALSLGTPAGAWLGSLIGWRVPFGIMAALAVILFIWTWIVVPDLPGQQSGRGLPVWNVFLMPGVTPVLAVIFLWMTAHNILYTFIGPFLQLSGLAANVGLILLVFGIAALIGIWITGMLVDRYLRNLVLLSLAALAVVSVVLAAGMRQQVLVFLAVIVWGWSFGGASTQMQTAAADSAGNYVDVVQAMVTTAWNLAIASGGVVGGLLLNNAGAESFPWALLAFMAVAFVIAWRAKKHAFRPGVRGGSGKS, encoded by the coding sequence ATGACGGGCTTTATTGCCATCCTGACAGAGACACTACCGGCAGGTCTTCTTCCGGAAATCGGCGAAGGCCTGGGTGTTACTCAGGTGATGGCGGGCCAGCTGGTCAGTATTTATGCGCTGGGATCGCTGCTTGCGGCGATCCCGTTAACGGTGCTGACCGGTGCATGGCGGCGTAAAAAAGTTCTGCTGCTTGCCGTCGGCACCTTTCTGATTTTCAATACCATGACCACCCTTTCGTCCAGTTACTGGCTGACGATGGCGGCCCGTTTTATGTCGGGTGTGGCAGCCGGACTGGCATGGGGGATCCTGGCAGGCTATGCACGCCGCCTCGTTCCTGCTGCGTTACAGGGTCGCGCACTGGCTATTGCTATGGTTGGCATACCGGTGGCTCTGTCGCTAGGTACGCCGGCAGGCGCATGGCTGGGCAGCCTGATAGGATGGAGAGTGCCCTTTGGGATCATGGCAGCCCTGGCCGTGATTCTGTTCATCTGGACATGGATCGTGGTTCCTGATCTGCCGGGGCAGCAGTCAGGCCGTGGCCTCCCTGTGTGGAACGTTTTCCTGATGCCCGGCGTCACACCCGTTCTGGCGGTTATCTTTCTGTGGATGACGGCACACAACATTCTTTACACCTTTATTGGCCCGTTCCTGCAGCTGTCGGGACTGGCTGCAAACGTCGGACTTATCCTGCTGGTTTTTGGCATTGCGGCACTTATCGGCATCTGGATTACCGGAATGCTGGTAGATCGCTATCTGCGCAATCTGGTTCTGCTCAGCCTTGCGGCCCTGGCGGTTGTCTCTGTGGTGCTCGCCGCAGGCATGCGGCAACAGGTTCTCGTCTTTCTGGCCGTCATCGTCTGGGGATGGTCGTTTGGCGGCGCGTCAACTCAGATGCAGACGGCCGCTGCCGACTCGGCGGGCAATTATGTCGATGTCGTTCAGGCGATGGTGACTACCGCATGGAATCTGGCCATTGCCAGCGGCGGGGTCGTTGGCGGGCTGCTGCTCAATAATGCCGGTGCTGAGTCATTCCCCTGGGCGCTTCTGGCCTTTATGGCTGTTGCGTTTGTCATCGCCTGGCGTGCGAAAAAGCACGCCTTCAGGCCTGGCGTCAGAGGCGGTTCAGGGAAGTCGTAG
- a CDS encoding TetR/AcrR family transcriptional regulator yields MAQMGRPRTFDRDEAIRQAMTLFWQYGYESTSLAMLKSNLGNGITAPSFYAAFGSKEALFEEVVECYASTYGQVNDCLWDDTFEPREAVELALRRSAKMQTEPGHPSGCLIALSVNTCSPANDHIREILTVQRERTRAGFLRCVTRAKEAGQLAASTDVRALAVTLHSFELGLSTEARDGASGKELDAAVSAVMKVWDANISDAKN; encoded by the coding sequence ATGGCTCAGATGGGACGTCCACGGACATTTGATCGTGATGAGGCAATTCGTCAGGCGATGACCCTTTTCTGGCAGTATGGCTACGAGTCCACCTCGCTTGCCATGCTTAAGTCGAACCTTGGTAACGGTATTACCGCACCGAGTTTTTACGCTGCGTTTGGATCAAAAGAGGCGCTGTTTGAGGAGGTGGTTGAATGCTATGCGTCGACTTACGGCCAGGTTAACGATTGCCTGTGGGATGACACGTTTGAGCCTCGCGAAGCTGTCGAACTGGCATTGCGCCGTTCGGCAAAAATGCAGACAGAACCGGGGCATCCCAGCGGCTGCCTGATTGCGCTGTCCGTGAATACCTGTTCACCCGCTAATGATCACATCCGTGAAATTCTGACTGTGCAGCGCGAACGGACAAGGGCGGGATTTTTGCGATGTGTCACGAGAGCGAAAGAGGCGGGACAGCTGGCTGCCAGTACAGACGTGCGGGCGCTGGCGGTAACGCTCCACAGTTTTGAACTCGGCCTGTCAACGGAAGCCCGGGATGGGGCAAGCGGTAAAGAACTGGATGCGGCGGTATCCGCCGTGATGAAAGTCTGGGATGCGAATATCTCTGATGCTAAGAATTGA
- a CDS encoding sigma-54-dependent Fis family transcriptional regulator gives MSQQLLLRDESEAIFSLPDREDADGWDALLWQSWQRFIQGEQPPALRQTILHSWQRSQQYAIDPHCFIYSAPPASELTAILENNAELILVARNIMENLLAYNPDGHINLTDAQGVTLHFCGADLTPVGSILREEVLGTNCTARCLIEQRLVYVLSGENWKFDLRKRRRQCAAAPVRNENGELIGVLTLTATPDNFNAHTLGTVQAAAEAVGQQLMLRRLLAEQQSILETLNEGVIVCDKQGRIKTLNRYARQIFSGLEPRDTPIDELLRPQAGSLLTMPFCNDLELQFRPAGLAPLSCLISLMPAPDGGRVLSLRENQRIRAITRRVMGVNASYTFEMIRGHSSRLQQAIHKARVSSRTDSTVLLSGESGTGKELFAQAIHNASPRHQEAFIALNCGALPRDLVQSELFGYADGAFTGSRRGGSPGKFELADGGTLFLDEIGEMPLEAQTSLLRVLQESEVLRIGAAQPVKVNVRIIVATHCNLPEAVEKNAFRRDLYYRLNVISLEIPPLRDRREDIPELVNIFIQALCTRLKRIPPVVAPEAMTCLQSWDWPGNVRELENVIERVVNLSEGFEITRSDLPESLQENLPSDVSEDMPSSLQNLERMHILQVVSDQHGNLRQSAQLLGISRTALYNKLNGWEIDYRAFRKNMP, from the coding sequence GTGAGTCAGCAACTGTTATTACGCGATGAGAGCGAAGCAATTTTCAGCCTGCCGGACAGGGAAGACGCTGACGGCTGGGATGCGCTGTTATGGCAGAGCTGGCAGCGTTTCATTCAAGGCGAACAGCCACCTGCGCTGCGACAAACTATTCTGCATTCCTGGCAGCGTTCGCAGCAGTACGCTATCGATCCGCACTGCTTTATCTATAGCGCCCCGCCAGCCAGTGAGCTGACGGCAATTCTCGAAAACAATGCAGAACTGATTCTTGTTGCGCGCAACATCATGGAAAATTTGCTCGCCTATAATCCGGATGGGCACATTAACCTCACCGACGCACAGGGGGTAACGCTCCATTTTTGCGGGGCCGACCTGACACCGGTCGGCAGTATTCTGCGTGAAGAGGTATTGGGCACTAACTGTACCGCGCGCTGCCTCATTGAACAGCGGCTGGTGTACGTGCTGAGCGGTGAGAACTGGAAGTTTGATCTGCGCAAACGTCGCCGACAGTGCGCTGCGGCACCGGTCCGCAATGAAAATGGAGAGTTGATTGGTGTGCTGACCCTGACCGCCACGCCGGATAATTTTAACGCCCACACGCTGGGTACGGTTCAGGCGGCGGCGGAAGCTGTCGGGCAGCAACTGATGTTACGACGCCTGCTGGCTGAACAACAGTCTATTCTGGAGACGCTGAATGAAGGCGTTATTGTCTGTGATAAACAGGGACGCATCAAAACGCTTAACCGCTATGCGCGCCAGATTTTCAGCGGGCTGGAACCACGCGATACTCCGATTGATGAACTGCTGCGACCGCAGGCCGGATCGCTGCTGACCATGCCTTTCTGTAATGACCTTGAGCTGCAGTTCAGGCCAGCAGGCCTCGCTCCCCTCTCCTGCCTGATATCGTTAATGCCCGCTCCGGATGGCGGACGCGTGCTGTCACTGCGTGAAAATCAGCGTATCCGCGCGATTACACGACGTGTAATGGGTGTGAACGCCAGTTACACGTTTGAAATGATCCGCGGCCACTCATCACGCCTGCAGCAGGCGATCCATAAGGCACGCGTCAGCAGCCGTACCGACAGCACAGTGCTGCTCAGCGGCGAAAGCGGCACCGGTAAAGAGTTGTTTGCTCAGGCCATTCATAATGCGAGTCCACGCCATCAGGAAGCCTTTATCGCTCTGAACTGCGGCGCACTCCCGCGTGATCTGGTGCAAAGCGAGCTGTTTGGCTATGCCGATGGCGCCTTTACCGGTTCACGTCGTGGCGGTTCACCGGGCAAATTTGAACTGGCTGACGGCGGAACCCTTTTTTTGGATGAGATTGGTGAGATGCCACTTGAAGCGCAAACCAGCTTATTGCGTGTTTTACAGGAGAGCGAAGTGCTGCGTATTGGCGCTGCGCAGCCGGTGAAAGTTAATGTGCGCATTATCGTAGCAACCCACTGCAACTTACCTGAAGCCGTAGAGAAAAACGCGTTCCGGCGCGATCTCTATTATCGTCTGAATGTGATTTCACTGGAAATCCCACCATTGCGCGATCGTCGTGAAGACATTCCGGAACTGGTGAACATTTTCATTCAGGCACTCTGCACGCGTCTGAAGCGTATTCCACCGGTGGTCGCGCCCGAGGCAATGACATGTCTGCAATCCTGGGATTGGCCTGGAAATGTGCGCGAACTCGAAAATGTTATTGAGCGTGTCGTTAACCTGAGTGAAGGATTTGAAATTACCCGATCCGATTTGCCGGAATCGCTGCAGGAGAATTTACCCAGTGATGTGTCCGAAGATATGCCATCCTCACTGCAAAATCTTGAGCGTATGCATATTTTACAGGTTGTAAGTGATCAACACGGGAATCTGCGTCAGTCGGCCCAGTTGCTGGGCATTTCACGAACAGCGTTATACAACAAACTGAATGGCTGGGAAATCGATTACCGTGCTTTTAGAAAAAACATGCCTTAA
- a CDS encoding sugar porter family MFS transporter: protein MCKHNLRLILFICAIASLSGVILGYDASVISGVIEPLTEHRYLTPWESGWAVSNVITGCIVGAWGVGFISDRIGRKSTLILTAILFLLFAVGATLASSLTGFVLWRLTGGLAVGMASAITPLYIAEVSPKDWRGRMLGLQQMLMVGGQVTVYIVNYLIARGMPHQWIVSEGWRWMLASGVVPCALFLLLVPFMPESPRWLALNGKKDRALDVLTRLSNARHAGRLLQEILTSHQHDNARASQPGILRDARARYILLIGCAIAILQQISGINILLYYAPSLLQNITGSTQSSLFHSIFPGLALLAGVAVCLSTIDRLGRTLLLRWGALGCVLSMVFTAWAFIADAGGMLPVMGLLAFVLIFGLSWSLGAWLLISEIFPNRIRAVAMGFAFASMYVANFIVTQSFPMMNRSRVLMEHFHGAFPLMLCAVGCLIAFWFVRRFLPETRGVSLEHIEPLMLSKSRRFAADAQPSHQHPSSPAWAKAK from the coding sequence ATGTGCAAACATAATTTACGGCTGATTCTGTTTATCTGCGCCATTGCTTCACTCAGTGGCGTCATTCTGGGTTATGACGCTTCCGTTATCTCCGGCGTTATCGAGCCGCTGACAGAACATCGGTACTTAACCCCGTGGGAGAGTGGCTGGGCAGTATCGAATGTCATTACTGGCTGCATCGTTGGCGCATGGGGCGTGGGCTTCATTTCAGATCGTATTGGCCGCAAATCAACACTGATCCTCACCGCCATACTTTTTTTGCTCTTCGCAGTAGGTGCTACGCTGGCGAGTTCTCTGACCGGGTTTGTTCTCTGGCGGCTGACAGGTGGGCTGGCAGTCGGGATGGCATCAGCGATTACGCCGCTTTATATCGCGGAGGTTTCACCGAAAGACTGGCGGGGCCGCATGCTCGGCCTGCAGCAGATGCTGATGGTCGGTGGACAGGTAACGGTCTATATCGTGAATTACCTGATTGCACGCGGTATGCCGCATCAGTGGATTGTCAGTGAAGGCTGGCGCTGGATGCTGGCCTCCGGCGTGGTGCCCTGTGCGCTATTCCTGCTGCTGGTGCCATTTATGCCGGAGTCGCCGCGCTGGCTGGCGCTGAACGGTAAAAAAGATCGCGCCCTCGACGTGCTGACCCGTCTTTCAAATGCCCGGCACGCCGGGCGACTGTTACAGGAGATCCTGACGTCACATCAGCATGACAACGCCCGGGCCAGCCAGCCCGGCATTCTGCGGGATGCACGGGCACGCTATATCCTGCTGATTGGCTGTGCCATTGCCATTTTGCAGCAGATCTCCGGTATCAACATCCTGCTCTATTACGCGCCGTCACTCTTACAAAACATCACCGGCAGTACCCAGTCTTCCCTGTTTCACAGCATTTTCCCTGGACTTGCGCTGCTGGCTGGTGTGGCCGTTTGTCTGAGTACCATCGATCGTCTGGGCCGGACGCTGCTGCTGCGCTGGGGGGCACTGGGATGTGTGCTCTCTATGGTCTTCACCGCCTGGGCATTTATCGCCGATGCTGGAGGGATGTTGCCAGTGATGGGGCTGTTAGCCTTTGTGCTGATATTTGGCCTTTCCTGGAGCCTGGGTGCCTGGCTGTTGATCTCTGAAATCTTTCCTAATCGTATCCGCGCCGTAGCGATGGGCTTTGCGTTTGCCTCAATGTACGTCGCGAATTTTATCGTTACGCAAAGCTTCCCGATGATGAACCGCAGCCGGGTGCTGATGGAACACTTTCATGGTGCCTTCCCGCTGATGCTGTGTGCGGTGGGATGCCTTATCGCGTTCTGGTTTGTCCGTCGTTTTTTACCGGAAACCCGCGGCGTTTCGCTTGAGCATATTGAGCCGCTGATGCTCTCCAAATCCCGTCGTTTCGCCGCTGATGCGCAACCATCTCATCAACACCCGTCCTCGCCCGCCTGGGCTAAAGCGAAATAA